Proteins from a single region of Xyrauchen texanus isolate HMW12.3.18 chromosome 7, RBS_HiC_50CHRs, whole genome shotgun sequence:
- the LOC127646708 gene encoding cytochrome b-c1 complex subunit 6, mitochondrial-like, translating to MNVLNHFRKVSRCPPSALRTVDCGSFQENFAEIMVFEDKMIMNGEPDEEEEEEEEEEDMVDPLETVRQKCEQSEHCAHARERLETCDARVGSRSETAEDCTEELFDFLHARDHCVAHKVFQSIK from the exons ATGAATGTCTTGAATCACTTCCGGAAAGTGTCACGCTGTCCTCCATCGGCGCTTAGGACAGTGGATTGTGGGTCATTTCAGGAAAACTTCGCTGAAATCATGGTTTTCGAGGACAAAATGATCATGAACGGAGAACCAGATGAG gaggaggaagaggaggaggaagaggaagatatGGTG GACCCTTTAGAGACCGTTAGGCAGAAGTGCGAGCAGTCGGAGCATTGCGCTCACGCCCGTGAGCGGCTCGAGACTTGCGACGCACGGGTGGGCTCGCGTTCAGAGACAGCTGAAGATTGCACAGAGGAGCTCTTTGACTTCCTGCATGCTCGCGACCACTGT gtGGCCCACAAAGTCTTCCAATCAATCAAATAA